From Pseudoxanthomonas sp. YR558, the proteins below share one genomic window:
- the radC gene encoding DNA repair protein RadC, producing the protein MQIRDWPPDERPREKLLSRGAASLSDAELLALFLGSGLRGRDAVATARELLAAHGPLRTLLERPPADLLTLPAVGPARACALAAALELANRLLLAQLERGEAISDPAAAGRYFAQRLRGRRHEVFAALFLDTRHRVLAFEELFHGSVDSAEVHPREVARRALAFNASALIIGHNHPSGCAEPSAADRAVTQRLKQALALVDVRLLDHFIVGDGPPQSMAARGWV; encoded by the coding sequence ATGCAGATCCGCGATTGGCCACCCGACGAACGCCCCCGCGAAAAGTTGCTGAGCCGGGGTGCCGCATCCCTGAGCGATGCCGAACTACTCGCGCTCTTCCTGGGGTCCGGATTGCGCGGACGCGACGCGGTGGCGACCGCTCGCGAACTGCTCGCTGCCCATGGCCCGCTTCGTACCTTGCTGGAACGGCCGCCGGCGGACCTCCTCACGCTGCCTGCCGTGGGGCCAGCGCGGGCGTGCGCGCTGGCGGCGGCGCTCGAACTGGCGAACCGCCTGCTGCTGGCCCAACTCGAACGCGGCGAGGCCATCAGCGATCCGGCGGCCGCGGGGCGCTACTTCGCTCAGCGGCTTCGCGGGCGACGGCACGAGGTCTTCGCGGCTCTTTTCCTCGATACCCGCCACCGCGTCCTGGCGTTCGAGGAGTTGTTCCATGGCTCCGTGGACAGTGCGGAAGTGCACCCGCGCGAAGTCGCGCGCCGCGCGCTGGCGTTCAATGCCTCGGCCTTGATCATCGGGCACAACCACCCGTCCGGTTGCGCCGAGCCCTCCGCCGCCGATCGGGCGGTGACCCAGCGGCTGAAGCAGGCCCTGGCCCTCGTGGACGTGCGCCTGCTGGACCATTTCATCGTCGGCGACGGTCCGCCTCAGTCGATGGCGGCGCGCGGCTGGGTCTGA
- the argS gene encoding arginine--tRNA ligase — translation MKASLRALIAQGIDALRSAGTLPADTATPDFVVERPKTREHGDFATNAAMLLAKAARSNPRAIATALVAALPASDDVANVEIAGPGFINFHLTPGAYQREVATALAQGEAYGRNASGAGRTVGVEYVSANPTGPLHVGHGRAGAIGDCIARVLAANGWNAKREFYYNDAGVQIDNLAKSTQARALGKSPDSEGWPEDGYRGDYIADVAQAYLNGDSVEVEGHVVTGEKDPQDLDAIRRFAVAYLRREQNLDLAAFGVSFDRYFLESSLYADQKVEETVRKLVASGHTYEEGGALWLRSTDFGDDKDRVMRKSDGSYTYFVPDVAYHLSKWQRGYERAITELGADHHGSLARVKAGLQALGDGIPKGYPEYVLHQMVTVMRGGEEVKLSKRAGSYFTLRDLIEETSADATRWFLIARKPDSQLTFDIDLARQQSNDNPVFYVQYAHARVCSLLRQAGEKGYAYDQANGLANLAQVDDETSLLLMVELSRYPEVVEVAGESLEPHAVAQYLRELAYAFHTWYAGTPVLVDDAAARDARLALALAVRQALANGLDLLGVSAPEKM, via the coding sequence GTGAAAGCTTCCCTTCGCGCCTTGATCGCCCAGGGCATCGACGCCCTGCGCTCCGCCGGCACTCTGCCGGCCGACACTGCCACGCCCGATTTCGTGGTCGAGCGACCCAAGACCCGCGAGCACGGCGACTTCGCCACCAACGCCGCCATGCTGCTGGCCAAGGCCGCGCGCAGCAATCCGCGCGCGATCGCCACCGCCCTGGTGGCGGCCCTGCCCGCCAGCGACGACGTCGCCAACGTCGAGATCGCGGGCCCCGGCTTCATCAATTTCCACCTGACCCCGGGCGCCTACCAGCGCGAAGTGGCCACCGCGCTCGCCCAAGGCGAGGCCTATGGCCGCAACGCCAGCGGCGCCGGTCGCACCGTTGGCGTGGAATACGTCTCGGCCAACCCGACGGGGCCGCTGCACGTGGGCCATGGGCGTGCCGGCGCCATCGGCGACTGCATCGCCCGCGTGCTGGCGGCCAACGGATGGAACGCCAAACGCGAGTTCTACTACAACGACGCCGGTGTGCAGATCGACAACCTGGCCAAGTCCACCCAGGCGCGTGCGCTGGGCAAGTCGCCGGACAGCGAAGGCTGGCCGGAAGACGGCTACCGCGGCGACTACATCGCCGACGTCGCACAGGCATATCTCAACGGTGATTCGGTCGAGGTCGAGGGTCACGTGGTCACCGGCGAAAAGGATCCGCAGGACCTGGACGCCATCCGGCGTTTCGCGGTGGCCTACCTGCGCCGCGAGCAGAACCTGGACCTGGCCGCATTCGGCGTGTCCTTCGACCGCTATTTCCTGGAAAGCTCGCTGTACGCCGACCAGAAAGTCGAAGAAACCGTGCGCAAGCTGGTCGCCTCCGGCCACACGTACGAAGAAGGCGGCGCGCTGTGGCTGAGGTCCACCGACTTCGGCGACGACAAGGACCGGGTGATGCGCAAGTCCGACGGCAGCTACACCTATTTCGTGCCGGACGTGGCCTACCACCTCAGCAAGTGGCAGCGCGGCTATGAGCGCGCGATCACCGAATTGGGTGCCGATCACCACGGCTCGCTGGCCCGCGTGAAGGCCGGCTTGCAGGCGCTGGGCGATGGCATTCCGAAGGGGTACCCGGAGTACGTGCTGCATCAGATGGTGACGGTGATGCGCGGTGGCGAGGAAGTGAAGCTTTCCAAGCGCGCCGGCAGCTATTTCACCTTGCGCGACCTGATCGAGGAAACCAGCGCCGATGCGACGCGCTGGTTCCTGATCGCGCGCAAGCCCGATTCGCAACTGACCTTCGATATCGACCTGGCCCGTCAGCAGAGCAACGACAATCCGGTGTTCTACGTGCAGTACGCGCACGCCCGCGTGTGCAGCCTGCTGCGCCAGGCAGGCGAGAAGGGCTATGCGTACGACCAGGCGAACGGCCTGGCGAACCTCGCGCAAGTGGACGACGAGACCTCGCTGCTGCTGATGGTGGAACTGTCGCGCTATCCGGAAGTGGTGGAAGTGGCTGGCGAGTCGCTGGAGCCGCACGCCGTAGCGCAATACCTGCGCGAGTTGGCCTATGCTTTCCACACGTGGTACGCCGGCACGCCGGTGCTGGTGGACGATGCCGCCGCACGCGATGCGCGGTTGGCGCTGGCTTTGGCGGTGCGCCAGGCGCTGGCCAACGGACTGGACCTGTTGGGCGTCAGCGCGCCCGAAAAGATGTAA
- a CDS encoding SPOR domain-containing protein gives MAARRGKNQATRNSGHATPAWVWLVLGLLIGLAVYFIVPGLGKKDGDGFFRPQPNPDAQPAPIDSADVEAVVPDAPVGDAGTPSTATGDTGKETQYDFYTLLPGKEVQMSDAELAASAREEEARKARAALNGQSTTAVPAPAGNDTAQPAPIDEAPAPRAPTDTPRVADTAPAPKPTTTVASADTGARYILQAGAFGASGDAEATKAKIAMLGLSARVESAQINGKTVYRVRMGPYGTASELAEAKQKLASSGLPAMAVKAQ, from the coding sequence ATGGCAGCAAGACGCGGCAAGAACCAGGCCACGCGAAATTCCGGTCACGCCACGCCCGCCTGGGTGTGGCTGGTCCTCGGCCTGCTGATCGGCCTGGCGGTGTATTTCATCGTGCCCGGCCTGGGCAAGAAGGACGGCGATGGCTTCTTCCGTCCGCAGCCCAATCCGGATGCGCAGCCCGCGCCGATCGACAGCGCCGACGTGGAAGCCGTCGTGCCCGACGCGCCGGTGGGCGATGCCGGCACGCCATCGACCGCGACGGGTGATACCGGCAAGGAAACGCAGTACGACTTCTATACGCTGCTGCCTGGCAAGGAAGTGCAGATGTCGGACGCCGAACTCGCCGCCAGCGCGCGCGAGGAAGAAGCCCGCAAGGCGCGTGCCGCACTGAACGGCCAGTCGACCACGGCCGTGCCGGCGCCGGCCGGCAACGACACTGCACAGCCTGCACCGATCGACGAGGCCCCCGCGCCTCGCGCGCCGACCGACACGCCGCGCGTCGCCGATACCGCGCCAGCACCCAAGCCCACGACCACGGTGGCGAGCGCGGACACCGGCGCCCGCTACATCCTTCAGGCCGGCGCGTTCGGTGCGTCCGGCGATGCCGAGGCCACCAAGGCCAAGATCGCCATGCTAGGCCTCAGCGCGCGCGTGGAATCGGCGCAGATCAACGGCAAGACGGTGTACCGCGTGCGCATGGGCCCGTACGGCACGGCGAGCGAACTGGCCGAAGCCAAGCAGAAGCTCGCCAGCAGTGGCCTGCCCGCGATGGCGGTGAAGGCGCAGTGA
- a CDS encoding SDR family NAD(P)-dependent oxidoreductase, with protein MTRTALITGATSGFGAAAVRRFVAAGWRVVATGRRADRLQALIDELGADKVHVAAFDVRDEAALDAALDALPEAFRGIDLLVNNAGLALGTAPAQQASLDDWRTMIETNVLALVTVTRRLLPQLVERKGAIINIGSIAGSYPYPGGNTYGGTKAFVRQFSLGLRSDLHGTGVRVTDIEPGMAETEFTLVRTHGDQAASDKLYAGAQPMTAADIAEQIFYVATLPAHLNINRLEIMPVTQSFAGFQVARD; from the coding sequence ATGACCCGCACTGCCCTCATCACCGGCGCTACCTCGGGCTTCGGCGCCGCGGCTGTTCGCCGCTTCGTTGCCGCCGGCTGGCGCGTGGTCGCGACGGGCCGTCGGGCCGACCGACTGCAGGCATTGATAGACGAACTCGGTGCCGACAAGGTGCATGTCGCCGCGTTCGACGTACGCGACGAAGCCGCGCTCGACGCGGCCCTCGATGCGCTGCCGGAGGCCTTCCGCGGCATCGACTTGCTGGTCAACAACGCGGGGCTGGCCCTAGGTACGGCGCCTGCGCAGCAGGCTTCGCTGGACGACTGGCGCACGATGATCGAGACGAATGTGTTGGCGCTGGTCACCGTCACCCGCCGACTGCTGCCGCAGTTGGTCGAACGCAAGGGCGCCATCATCAACATCGGCTCGATCGCCGGCAGCTATCCCTATCCGGGTGGCAACACCTACGGAGGCACCAAGGCTTTCGTTCGTCAGTTCTCGCTCGGTCTGCGCAGCGACCTGCACGGCACCGGCGTGCGGGTGACCGACATCGAGCCCGGCATGGCCGAAACCGAGTTCACCCTGGTGCGCACGCACGGCGACCAGGCTGCGTCCGACAAGCTCTACGCCGGCGCGCAGCCGATGACGGCCGCCGACATCGCCGAACAGATCTTCTACGTCGCCACGTTGCCCGCGCACCTCAACATCAACCGGCTGGAGATCATGCCGGTGACGCAGTCGTTCGCGGGCTTCCAGGTGGCCCGCGACTGA
- the speA gene encoding arginine decarboxylase, which produces MSWSTDRARTTYSIPHWAEGYFDVDAAGRIVVSPKGAQGPQIPLPEVVEAARTQGAQLPLLVRFPDILGDRLGKLQAAFAQAQADWDYKGGYTAVYPIKVNQHRGVAGTLASHAGDGFGLEAGSKPELMAVLALSRPGGLIVCNGYKDREYIRLALIGRKLGLQTFIVIEKPSELALVIEESRKLGVKPGLGVRMRLATLGAGKWQNSGGDKAKFGLSPRQVLDLWKQLREAGLQDTLGLLHFHMGSQISNVRDIANGMREATRYFVELSKLGATISHVDVGGGLGIDYEGTRSRSYCSINYGIGQYASNIVQPLAEACEQHGLVPPRIVTECGRAMTAHHAVLVVNVSEVEQAPEGRVPPAHDDEPAVIRHLREIHGELDTRPAVELFHEAQHHHSEGLSLYALGQIDLVHRARIDDLFYAIAHAVRGRLSSDERSHRDLLDELNERLVDKYFVNFSVFESIPDVWAIDQVFPIVPIERLDEAPSRRGIIADMTCDSDGMVKTYVENEGLDSSLPLHAMKPGESYRLGIFLVGAYQEILGDIHNLFGDTDAVEVSADAGTGYLLTQQRRGDTTDVMLDYVGYKLEDLRAAYRTRVEEAKLSADEAVALADALEAGLTGYTYLSDEPLG; this is translated from the coding sequence ATGTCCTGGTCCACCGACCGCGCCCGTACGACCTACTCCATCCCGCACTGGGCGGAAGGGTATTTCGACGTGGACGCCGCCGGCCGCATCGTCGTCTCGCCGAAGGGTGCACAGGGCCCGCAGATCCCGCTGCCGGAGGTGGTGGAAGCCGCCAGGACGCAGGGTGCCCAGCTGCCGCTGCTCGTCCGCTTCCCGGACATCCTCGGCGACCGTCTCGGCAAGCTGCAGGCCGCGTTCGCGCAGGCGCAGGCCGACTGGGATTACAAGGGCGGCTACACCGCGGTGTATCCGATCAAGGTCAACCAGCATCGCGGCGTCGCGGGCACGCTCGCCTCGCACGCGGGCGATGGCTTCGGCCTGGAGGCCGGCAGCAAGCCGGAACTGATGGCGGTACTGGCGCTGTCGCGACCGGGCGGGTTGATCGTCTGCAACGGTTACAAGGATCGCGAGTACATCCGTCTAGCGCTGATCGGCCGCAAGCTGGGCCTGCAGACCTTCATCGTCATCGAGAAGCCGTCGGAACTGGCGCTGGTCATCGAGGAGTCCCGCAAGCTGGGCGTGAAGCCCGGCCTGGGCGTGCGCATGCGTCTGGCGACGCTGGGCGCGGGCAAGTGGCAGAACAGCGGTGGCGACAAGGCCAAGTTCGGTCTGTCGCCGCGGCAGGTGCTCGACCTGTGGAAGCAGCTGCGCGAGGCCGGTCTTCAGGACACGCTGGGCTTGCTGCATTTCCACATGGGTTCGCAAATCAGCAACGTGCGCGACATCGCCAACGGCATGCGCGAGGCGACCCGCTACTTCGTCGAGCTGTCGAAGCTAGGCGCGACCATCAGCCATGTCGACGTCGGCGGCGGCCTGGGCATCGATTACGAAGGGACGCGTTCGCGCAGCTACTGCTCGATCAACTACGGCATCGGCCAATACGCCAGCAACATCGTGCAGCCGCTGGCCGAAGCCTGCGAGCAGCATGGCCTGGTGCCGCCGCGCATCGTCACCGAGTGCGGCCGTGCGATGACCGCGCACCATGCGGTGTTGGTGGTCAACGTGTCCGAGGTCGAGCAGGCGCCGGAGGGCCGCGTGCCGCCCGCGCATGACGACGAGCCGGCGGTGATCCGCCACCTGCGCGAGATCCATGGCGAGTTGGACACGCGGCCGGCCGTGGAGCTCTTCCACGAAGCGCAACACCACCACAGCGAAGGACTGTCGCTGTACGCGCTGGGCCAGATCGACCTGGTCCACCGCGCGCGCATCGACGACCTGTTCTACGCCATTGCGCACGCCGTGCGTGGCCGCCTGAGCAGCGACGAGCGCAGCCATCGCGATCTGCTGGACGAGCTCAACGAGCGCCTGGTCGACAAGTACTTCGTCAACTTCAGCGTGTTCGAATCGATTCCCGACGTGTGGGCCATCGACCAGGTGTTCCCGATCGTGCCGATCGAACGCCTCGACGAAGCGCCGTCGCGCCGCGGCATCATCGCCGACATGACGTGCGATTCGGATGGCATGGTCAAGACCTACGTCGAGAACGAAGGGCTGGATTCGTCGCTGCCGCTGCATGCGATGAAACCTGGCGAAAGCTACCGCCTGGGCATCTTCCTGGTGGGCGCTTACCAGGAAATCCTCGGCGACATCCACAACCTGTTCGGCGACACCGATGCGGTGGAGGTCAGCGCCGATGCCGGCACCGGCTACCTGCTTACCCAGCAGCGTCGTGGCGACACCACCGACGTGATGCTCGATTACGTGGGCTACAAGCTGGAAGATCTGCGCGCCGCATACCGCACGCGCGTGGAAGAAGCGAAGCTGTCCGCGGATGAAGCTGTGGCGCTGGCCGATGCGCTGGAAGCCGGCCTGACCGGTTACACCTATCTGTCGGACGAACCGCTGGGCTGA
- the speE gene encoding polyamine aminopropyltransferase: MTANDTWFIEHFEHTGSAIGFRTTAKLDEVQSPFQKIEIYDSTDWGKLMVIDGAMMLTTKDNFFYHEMIAHPVLFTHTAPKRVVIIGGGDCGTLREVLKHPGVEKATQCDIDEQVTRMAEKYFPELCESNSDPRAELLFDDGVAYMANCEPGSVDVVIVDSTDPVGPAEGLFNKAFFESCFRALKPDGLLVQQSESPLALLDLIKDMRAEMGKAGFQSFKTLPFPQPCYPTGWWSVTVASKQAGADFAFRQADAAAKPFDTLYYTAHLHTGVLVAPPFVAKALGE, encoded by the coding sequence ATGACCGCCAACGACACCTGGTTCATCGAACACTTCGAGCACACCGGCTCGGCCATCGGCTTCCGCACCACCGCCAAGCTGGACGAAGTGCAGTCGCCGTTCCAGAAGATCGAGATCTACGACAGCACCGACTGGGGCAAGTTGATGGTCATCGACGGCGCGATGATGCTGACGACGAAGGACAATTTCTTCTACCACGAGATGATCGCCCATCCGGTGCTGTTCACCCACACCGCGCCCAAGCGCGTGGTGATCATCGGCGGCGGCGACTGCGGCACGCTGCGCGAAGTGCTGAAGCACCCGGGCGTGGAGAAGGCCACGCAGTGCGACATCGACGAACAGGTCACGCGCATGGCGGAGAAATACTTCCCGGAGCTGTGCGAATCGAACAGCGATCCGCGTGCCGAGCTACTGTTCGACGATGGCGTGGCCTACATGGCCAACTGCGAACCCGGCAGCGTCGACGTGGTCATCGTCGACTCGACCGACCCCGTCGGCCCGGCGGAAGGCCTGTTCAACAAGGCGTTCTTCGAGAGCTGCTTCCGCGCGCTGAAGCCGGACGGCTTGCTGGTGCAGCAGTCCGAATCGCCGCTGGCCCTGCTGGACCTGATCAAGGACATGCGTGCGGAGATGGGCAAGGCCGGCTTCCAGTCGTTCAAGACGCTGCCATTCCCGCAACCGTGCTACCCGACCGGCTGGTGGAGCGTCACCGTGGCCAGCAAGCAGGCCGGCGCGGACTTCGCGTTCCGCCAGGCAGACGCGGCAGCCAAACCGTTCGACACGCTCTACTACACCGCGCACCTTCACACTGGCGTGCTGGTGGCGCCGCCGTTCGTGGCGAAGGCGCTGGGCGAGTAA
- a CDS encoding DUF6404 family protein: MTDSPFDARLQHALALIEAKGVRRSTAAPPIYRLFWRLGWQLPPPLMAGFFSVALLMGSFFGVFWGLAMWLLMWGRAGMPVPMVAAIALLAGVSFGLIMAAILRAQAQNKGIPAWKDFTL; encoded by the coding sequence ATGACCGATTCCCCATTCGATGCGCGACTGCAACATGCGCTGGCCTTGATCGAGGCGAAGGGTGTCCGTCGCAGCACGGCGGCGCCGCCGATCTATCGCCTGTTCTGGAGGTTGGGCTGGCAGCTGCCACCGCCGCTCATGGCGGGGTTTTTCTCCGTCGCGTTGTTGATGGGTAGTTTCTTCGGCGTGTTCTGGGGTCTGGCGATGTGGCTGCTGATGTGGGGTCGCGCCGGCATGCCGGTGCCGATGGTTGCCGCGATCGCGTTGCTGGCGGGTGTCTCGTTCGGCCTGATCATGGCGGCGATTCTGCGCGCGCAGGCGCAGAATAAAGGCATCCCGGCGTGGAAGGATTTCACGCTGTAA
- a CDS encoding P-II family nitrogen regulator, whose amino-acid sequence MKMVMAIIKPFKLDDVREALAEAGIAGITVTEVKGFGRQKGHTELYRGAEYVVDFLPKVKLEVAVTDEQAEQVVEAIVKAAGTGKIGDGKVFVYDLERVVRIRTGELDADAL is encoded by the coding sequence ATGAAAATGGTCATGGCCATCATCAAGCCGTTCAAGCTGGATGACGTGCGCGAAGCACTGGCCGAAGCCGGGATCGCCGGCATCACGGTCACCGAGGTGAAGGGTTTCGGCCGGCAGAAGGGCCACACCGAGCTCTACCGCGGCGCCGAGTACGTGGTGGATTTCCTGCCCAAGGTGAAGCTGGAAGTCGCGGTGACCGATGAGCAGGCCGAGCAGGTCGTCGAAGCCATCGTGAAGGCCGCGGGTACCGGCAAGATCGGCGATGGCAAGGTGTTTGTCTACGACCTGGAGCGCGTGGTCCGGATCCGCACCGGCGAACTCGACGCCGACGCGCTGTAA
- a CDS encoding accessory factor UbiK family protein, which yields MIDLNHIDDLARRLSQLVPPGLRDSQEELQQTFKSALQAGLAKLDLVTREEFDVQQAVLLRTREKLETLERTVATLEAQLADKPAQP from the coding sequence ATGATCGACCTCAACCACATCGACGACCTCGCCCGCCGCCTCAGCCAGTTGGTACCGCCCGGCCTGCGCGATTCGCAGGAAGAACTGCAGCAGACCTTCAAGTCCGCGCTGCAGGCGGGCCTGGCCAAGCTGGACCTGGTGACCCGCGAGGAGTTCGACGTGCAGCAAGCCGTCCTGCTGCGCACCCGCGAGAAGCTGGAAACGCTCGAGCGCACCGTCGCCACGCTGGAAGCCCAGCTGGCCGACAAGCCCGCCCAGCCCTGA
- a CDS encoding YifB family Mg chelatase-like AAA ATPase: protein MSLALVHSRARAGVSAPPVRVEVHLSGGLPSTQIVGLPEAAVREARDRVRAAILCAQFEFPTRRITVNLAPADLPKDGGRFDLPIALGILAASGQIRREALADYEFLGELSLTGELRAVDGVLPAALAVAACGRTLVVPEPSGAEAALAQQGRALTARTLLEVCAQLEGRKTLPDAVAPPALPATTPDMADVRGQAHARRALEVAAAGGHHLLLIGSPGCGKTLLASRLPGLLPEASDTEAMEAAAIASVSGRGLDPARWRQRPYRSPHHTASAVALVGGGAQPRPGEISLAHHGVLFLDELPEWNRAALEVLREPLESGSVTVSRAARTAEFPARFQLVAAMNPCPCGWAGDPSGRCRCGPDLVRRYRSRVSGPLLDRIDLHVHVPRLPPQDLRPDAPDGESTAAVQARVVDARTRQLGRCGKPNARMGQAETMAHCRLQARDQALLERAVERLQLSARSLHRILRVARTIADLADSEAIGTAHLTEALGYRGLDRGSAT from the coding sequence ATGAGTCTGGCCCTGGTGCACAGCCGGGCACGGGCGGGCGTGTCCGCGCCCCCGGTGCGTGTCGAAGTCCACCTGTCCGGCGGATTGCCGTCCACGCAGATCGTCGGCCTGCCCGAAGCCGCCGTGCGCGAGGCGCGGGACCGCGTGCGTGCCGCCATCCTGTGCGCGCAGTTCGAATTCCCGACGCGGCGCATCACTGTCAACCTCGCCCCGGCGGATCTCCCGAAGGACGGCGGGCGTTTCGACCTCCCGATCGCGCTCGGCATCCTCGCCGCCAGCGGGCAGATCCGGCGGGAGGCCTTGGCGGACTACGAATTCCTCGGCGAGCTCAGCCTGACCGGCGAACTGCGTGCGGTGGACGGCGTGCTGCCCGCCGCGTTGGCGGTCGCCGCGTGTGGGCGCACCCTGGTCGTACCGGAACCCAGCGGTGCCGAAGCGGCGCTGGCACAGCAGGGCCGAGCACTGACCGCACGCACCCTGCTCGAGGTCTGCGCGCAGCTCGAAGGCCGGAAAACCCTGCCCGACGCCGTGGCACCGCCAGCGCTTCCCGCGACCACCCCCGACATGGCGGACGTGCGTGGCCAAGCGCACGCGCGACGCGCGCTCGAAGTCGCCGCGGCGGGCGGCCACCACCTGCTGCTGATCGGCTCCCCGGGCTGCGGCAAGACCCTGCTGGCCTCGCGCCTGCCCGGCCTGCTACCCGAAGCCAGCGACACCGAAGCGATGGAAGCCGCCGCCATCGCGTCGGTCAGCGGCCGTGGCCTGGACCCGGCACGCTGGCGCCAGCGCCCCTATCGTTCGCCCCATCACACCGCCAGTGCGGTGGCACTGGTCGGCGGCGGTGCGCAACCTCGTCCTGGCGAGATCTCGCTGGCGCACCACGGCGTCCTCTTTCTCGACGAACTCCCGGAATGGAATCGCGCCGCACTCGAGGTGCTGCGCGAGCCACTGGAATCGGGCTCCGTCACCGTCTCGCGTGCCGCGCGGACCGCGGAGTTTCCCGCGCGGTTCCAGTTGGTCGCTGCGATGAATCCGTGCCCGTGCGGATGGGCAGGCGATCCCAGCGGTCGCTGCCGCTGCGGGCCGGACTTGGTGCGTCGCTATCGAAGCCGCGTGTCGGGTCCGTTGCTGGATCGCATCGACCTGCATGTCCACGTGCCGCGCCTTCCACCCCAGGATCTGCGACCCGATGCGCCCGATGGCGAGAGCACGGCGGCCGTGCAGGCGCGCGTGGTCGACGCTCGCACGCGGCAACTGGGCCGTTGCGGGAAACCGAATGCACGAATGGGCCAGGCGGAGACGATGGCGCACTGCCGCCTGCAGGCCCGTGACCAGGCCTTGCTGGAGCGCGCCGTCGAACGCCTGCAACTATCCGCGCGCAGTCTGCACCGCATCCTGCGGGTGGCGCGCACGATCGCCGACCTCGCCGACAGCGAGGCCATCGGCACGGCACACCTGACCGAAGCCCTGGGCTACCGGGGATTGGATCGCGGCAGCGCAACATGA